The [Actinobacillus] rossii genome contains a region encoding:
- a CDS encoding Protein of uncharacterised function (DUF3164) produces MSKVQVGDKTYWKDAKGVLTPDENVKEIDKARDELVLEWVEKAKSLSDEMSQFKGGIFSDIEAFIELSAEKYHAKIGGNKGNVTLFSFDGKYKIQRANSEHIQFDERIQAAKALIDECLEDWSQGSRPELKILVERAFNVDKEGNLNTARILGLRRVEISDKRWLNAMQAISESVQVVGSKSYVRIYERIGDSDQYRPISLDLAGV; encoded by the coding sequence ATGAGCAAGGTTCAAGTCGGGGATAAAACCTATTGGAAAGATGCGAAAGGTGTATTAACACCTGATGAAAATGTGAAAGAGATTGATAAGGCACGTGATGAGTTGGTGTTGGAGTGGGTGGAAAAAGCGAAATCGCTAAGCGATGAAATGAGCCAATTTAAAGGCGGTATTTTTAGCGATATTGAAGCTTTTATTGAGCTTTCAGCAGAAAAATATCACGCGAAAATCGGCGGTAATAAAGGCAATGTGACGTTATTTAGTTTTGACGGTAAATATAAAATTCAACGCGCCAATAGCGAGCATATTCAGTTTGATGAACGCATTCAAGCAGCGAAAGCCTTGATTGATGAATGTTTAGAAGATTGGTCGCAAGGCAGTCGTCCTGAACTGAAAATCTTGGTCGAACGTGCTTTTAATGTGGATAAAGAAGGAAACTTAAATACAGCGAGAATTTTAGGTTTGCGTCGTGTGGAAATTAGCGATAAGCGCTGGTTGAACGCTATGCAAGCGATTAGTGAAAGCGTTCAGGTGGTCGGTTCGAAAAGTTATGTACGTATTTATGAACGTATTGGTGATAGTGATCAATATCGCCCGATTAGTTTAGATTTGGCGGGGGTGTAA
- a CDS encoding phage transposase, whose translation MEQISLKTHYSVYELADFSLKALPKAPKNIAVQAKRENWQSRKREGRGGGLEYALASMPEPIQSEIRDRFAVSVVNKKPSLPVVRDVDLSSLTNKQRQIADARMALVAAVSQLEQSMSRIKAVTYLCESAKCGQLSADLMNLVETANAKNGNGCGRVLSVRTLNQWVIDYHKADNAEDRLKALAPSQRQAKKAEELQWLPEFLAVYRNTNGVNIAEAYNEFAARWQVAFADQPLRLAQLPSLSTVRRGLEKLPRLIKEIGRKTGAELRAMNTYVKRDWSVLKANDVWVGDGHSMKMKVAHPDHGRPFIPEVTLVMDAASRFIVGWSVSLVENCLAVADAIRHGVERHGIPAIYYSDNGGGEKNWMLDGDITGMLPRLGINHQTGIPGNPQGRGIIERVNKTLLLRIARQFDTYHGGGADRETVRKTSTAVISLEKAIRQKRTELTDKQKWAQGKLPSWKQFIDAVEEGVRWYNEEHIHREIGTTPARKRAQLLKGVDVLYVTPVEARDMFRPQVIRKAQRGWVKLFKNDYFNQALINVDGEDVVVSFDIHDAEKVIIRKLDGSYLCDGIWNGNKRDAFPKPFIEKTREDRYQRRLKLKQEQVDEINAELNPVINITHNESAELLHGLRVKTKHQNWDDMDEIPMLPSELKRYQKKVG comes from the coding sequence ATGGAACAGATTAGCTTAAAAACGCATTATTCAGTGTATGAATTAGCTGATTTTAGTTTAAAAGCTCTTCCCAAAGCCCCTAAAAATATTGCGGTTCAAGCCAAACGTGAAAACTGGCAATCTCGTAAGCGTGAAGGTCGTGGTGGTGGTTTGGAATATGCTTTAGCGTCAATGCCTGAACCTATCCAAAGTGAAATCCGCGATAGATTTGCTGTTTCGGTGGTGAATAAAAAGCCAAGCTTGCCTGTTGTGCGAGATGTTGACCTAAGTTCTTTAACAAATAAACAGCGTCAAATAGCAGATGCCAGAATGGCATTAGTGGCAGCTGTTAGCCAGTTGGAACAAAGTATGAGCCGGATTAAAGCAGTGACTTATCTTTGTGAATCCGCAAAGTGCGGTCAATTATCGGCAGATTTAATGAATTTAGTGGAAACTGCTAACGCTAAAAATGGTAACGGTTGTGGACGTGTGTTATCGGTTAGAACACTTAATCAGTGGGTGATTGATTATCACAAAGCCGACAATGCCGAAGACCGTTTAAAAGCCCTAGCCCCAAGCCAACGCCAAGCGAAAAAAGCGGAAGAACTGCAGTGGTTGCCGGAGTTTTTAGCGGTGTATCGCAACACCAACGGCGTGAACATTGCGGAAGCCTACAATGAATTTGCCGCTCGCTGGCAAGTCGCCTTTGCAGATCAACCGCTAAGACTGGCACAACTGCCAAGCCTAAGCACGGTGCGACGGGGATTAGAAAAACTACCTCGGTTAATTAAAGAAATTGGACGCAAAACAGGAGCAGAGTTAAGAGCTATGAATACGTATGTAAAACGCGATTGGAGCGTGTTAAAAGCCAATGATGTATGGGTGGGAGACGGTCACTCAATGAAAATGAAAGTGGCACACCCAGACCACGGTAGACCGTTTATTCCTGAAGTTACTTTAGTGATGGACGCGGCAAGCCGTTTTATTGTGGGTTGGTCGGTCAGCCTTGTGGAAAACTGTCTCGCCGTCGCAGACGCCATCCGCCACGGCGTAGAACGCCACGGCATCCCCGCTATTTACTACTCCGATAATGGGGGTGGTGAGAAAAACTGGATGTTAGACGGTGATATTACAGGGATGTTGCCACGTTTGGGAATCAACCACCAAACAGGGATTCCCGGAAATCCGCAAGGGCGTGGGATTATTGAGCGCGTGAACAAAACATTGTTGTTACGTATCGCACGCCAGTTTGACACCTATCACGGTGGCGGTGCAGACCGAGAAACCGTGAGAAAAACCAGCACGGCAGTGATAAGCCTTGAAAAAGCGATACGGCAAAAACGCACGGAACTCACCGATAAACAAAAATGGGCGCAAGGTAAATTACCCAGCTGGAAACAGTTTATCGATGCGGTGGAAGAAGGTGTGCGTTGGTATAACGAAGAACACATTCACCGCGAAATCGGCACCACGCCAGCGCGTAAACGTGCGCAATTATTAAAAGGTGTCGATGTGCTTTATGTTACACCGGTTGAAGCACGAGATATGTTCAGACCACAAGTTATCCGTAAGGCGCAGCGTGGTTGGGTGAAATTGTTCAAGAACGATTATTTCAATCAGGCATTGATTAATGTGGATGGCGAAGATGTTGTAGTGAGTTTTGATATTCACGACGCGGAAAAAGTCATTATCCGAAAACTGGACGGATCGTATCTTTGTGATGGTATTTGGAACGGCAATAAACGCGATGCATTTCCTAAACCGTTCATCGAAAAAACGCGTGAAGATCGTTATCAACGACGTCTCAAACTTAAACAAGAACAAGTGGATGAGATTAATGCGGAATTGAACCCGGTCATCAATATTACACATAACGAATCGGCGGAATTACTGCACGGCTTAAGGGTTAAGACTAAGCACCAAAACTGGGACGATATGGACGAAATCCCGATGTTACCAAGTGAATTAAAACGTTATCAGAAAAAGGTAGGTTAA
- a CDS encoding putative transcriptional regulator, Nlp, whose amino-acid sequence MSVLDNSKKTAEDWHRADILAELRKKGWSLRSLAVEGKVSYNTLKSVLDKPYPKMERLVANAIGIPPEKIWAGRFAERNRRPTLHNKW is encoded by the coding sequence ATGAGTGTATTGGATAATTCAAAAAAAACCGCAGAAGACTGGCATAGAGCTGACATCTTAGCGGAGCTTAGAAAAAAAGGTTGGTCGTTACGATCCCTAGCCGTGGAAGGTAAGGTTAGCTATAACACTTTAAAAAGTGTTTTAGATAAACCTTATCCCAAAATGGAGCGCTTAGTCGCAAATGCGATAGGTATTCCCCCAGAAAAGATTTGGGCGGGACGTTTTGCAGAGCGAAATAGACGACCAACACTACATAACAAGTGGTGA
- a CDS encoding putative phage repressor — protein sequence MTNKEDNFPERIDLVINKLNGPSEFARQTGVTLSTIARWRKGEAEPSRPNLVKIAEATGMSIQWLATGEEPTTNEKFIQKSFQSSEQLLQERVSMINGYPSINVSAGFGSFNEGVTQPEGQEPYSNALLASLGVKASNCGVFWTNGTSMAPTIADGDQMLVDFSKNEIKGDNKIYLVQNGESVWVKRVKVKWDGVELISDNKEEFEPITISKEDAQNLQIIGQVVHIGHSLV from the coding sequence ATGACGAATAAAGAAGATAACTTCCCTGAAAGAATTGACCTTGTTATAAACAAATTGAATGGACCGAGTGAGTTTGCACGGCAAACTGGTGTAACCCTATCGACTATTGCGCGATGGCGGAAAGGAGAAGCTGAACCATCTCGCCCAAATTTGGTAAAAATTGCGGAAGCTACAGGAATGAGCATTCAATGGCTTGCTACAGGTGAAGAACCAACAACTAACGAGAAATTTATACAAAAATCTTTCCAAAGTTCAGAACAACTATTACAGGAAAGGGTCTCAATGATAAACGGCTACCCATCTATTAATGTTTCAGCCGGTTTCGGTAGCTTTAATGAAGGTGTAACACAACCAGAAGGGCAAGAACCCTATTCGAATGCACTGCTGGCATCATTAGGCGTAAAAGCGAGTAATTGTGGTGTATTTTGGACGAACGGAACATCAATGGCACCAACCATTGCAGATGGCGACCAAATGCTTGTAGATTTCAGTAAAAACGAAATTAAGGGTGACAATAAAATCTATTTAGTACAGAATGGCGAAAGCGTATGGGTTAAGCGAGTAAAAGTGAAATGGGATGGTGTAGAACTCATCAGCGACAACAAGGAAGAATTTGAGCCTATTACCATATCAAAAGAAGACGCCCAAAACCTACAAATTATCGGACAGGTAGTGCATATTGGACACAGCTTAGTTTAA
- the tbpB gene encoding transferrin-binding protein, which yields MQILAVPHILATSLLVACGSSGGGNTTEKPSTKVSAQASSSKPQVSTPEVPANESKPEALAPQNSAHLDEPESSKPSVPVNDSPLVESNDKGQAISLIDGKTVELNKRENYAQELEVDGKKLPISFNGIQSGGFTNISNAKINGQEIYRLVVSGAQFKDVKFGYVDGYVFHQGNVTDKQNIPTMGKATYDVSSVNINSGVISTSEGTKVTADFGNKTLSGTIHQTAHEKNNVVVTIKDATISGNAFNGTVMQKDITRELEGKLEGKFYGANAAELGGVYRSNSYAGAFGGKKQE from the coding sequence ATGCAAATATTAGCAGTACCCCACATATTAGCGACATCATTATTGGTTGCTTGCGGTAGTTCGGGTGGTGGTAATACAACGGAGAAACCATCAACAAAAGTAAGTGCTCAAGCGAGCTCATCTAAACCACAGGTGTCAACCCCAGAAGTTCCAGCAAATGAATCAAAACCAGAAGCATTAGCTCCTCAGAACTCTGCTCACTTAGATGAACCTGAGTCCAGCAAGCCATCAGTTCCCGTTAACGACTCGCCACTTGTGGAAAGTAATGATAAAGGGCAAGCAATTAGCTTAATTGATGGCAAAACAGTTGAATTAAATAAACGTGAGAATTATGCACAAGAGCTTGAAGTAGACGGTAAAAAATTACCAATTAGTTTCAATGGAATACAATCAGGTGGTTTTACTAATATTTCAAATGCTAAAATTAACGGACAAGAGATTTATCGGCTTGTCGTCAGTGGTGCTCAGTTCAAGGATGTGAAGTTTGGTTATGTTGATGGTTATGTATTCCATCAAGGGAACGTGACAGACAAACAAAATATACCAACTATGGGCAAAGCCACTTATGATGTAAGTAGTGTGAATATTAATAGTGGTGTTATTTCTACTAGTGAGGGTACTAAAGTAACAGCTGATTTTGGCAACAAAACTTTATCAGGTACAATACATCAAACTGCACATGAAAAAAATAATGTTGTTGTAACCATTAAAGATGCAACTATTTCCGGAAATGCATTTAATGGCACCGTGATGCAGAAAGATATTACTCGTGAGTTAGAAGGTAAACTAGAAGGTAAATTTTACGGTGCAAATGCGGCAGAATTGGGTGGTGTATATCGTTCAAATTCTTATGCGGGAGCATTTGGCGGTAAAAAACAAGAGTAA
- a CDS encoding TPR repeat-containing protein NMB0313 precursor: protein MKKSIILSFVFIACFNHIALASVFSTQEQIYSRMDEQRVQADPRFHQQNAVIKKPEIGVYQNIQTTKLTRDELVKQPTLLVQALLSAVMSNNGENATFLLPLYQQLSLKQQIPVLTTWVTALSDKYHRRYSQSIRQYRQLVADYPGNQIIRFQLATALFENNEMEAAEDQFHKLQSENLPVEVNDVISKYLSVISSRDNWALRGGVTYLNDPNVNNAPEMGTRIGSWVAKKRERAEGFGFWGELSKKWSWGNGFFNEFRLNGDGKYYWNNKKYSEYTVRSSLGSGYQSAVQKFTILPFMEQMWYAGGNVNSESVKRYSKSSGATVEWQYWVSPDLQWSSQYEYGEQRYIARKHLNGNYHYIATNLIYFTDSKQYWLLGMNFNRTSTRDSDNSYIRRGIQIGWGQEWGMGLSSRLTLSYARKNYYAPMPIFQVTQRNKEYGAQLSLWHRAFHFGGITPRVTFAYNKVKSNHAFFTYDKKRLFLEFTKTF from the coding sequence ATGAAAAAATCAATTATTTTATCGTTTGTATTTATTGCATGTTTTAATCATATTGCTTTGGCGAGTGTTTTTTCTACTCAAGAGCAGATTTATTCTCGTATGGATGAACAGCGAGTACAAGCTGACCCCCGCTTTCACCAGCAAAATGCAGTTATTAAGAAGCCCGAAATAGGTGTTTACCAAAACATTCAAACAACAAAGCTGACTAGAGATGAATTAGTAAAACAGCCAACATTATTAGTGCAAGCATTGCTTAGTGCTGTAATGTCTAATAATGGTGAAAATGCCACATTTTTATTGCCACTTTATCAACAGCTTTCTTTGAAACAACAAATTCCTGTTTTAACAACATGGGTAACGGCATTGTCAGATAAATATCATCGGCGCTACAGTCAATCTATTCGCCAATATCGACAACTTGTTGCTGATTATCCTGGTAATCAAATTATTCGTTTCCAACTTGCGACAGCATTGTTTGAGAATAATGAAATGGAAGCTGCAGAGGATCAATTCCATAAATTACAGTCAGAAAATTTACCTGTAGAAGTGAATGATGTTATTTCTAAATATCTTTCAGTTATTTCATCCCGTGATAATTGGGCTTTGCGAGGTGGGGTAACATATCTAAATGATCCTAATGTGAATAATGCACCAGAAATGGGGACTAGAATTGGTTCTTGGGTTGCAAAAAAGAGAGAACGGGCAGAAGGCTTTGGTTTTTGGGGAGAACTTAGTAAAAAATGGTCATGGGGAAATGGTTTTTTCAATGAATTTCGGCTCAATGGAGATGGTAAATATTATTGGAATAATAAAAAATACAGTGAATATACAGTACGCAGTAGTTTAGGCAGTGGTTATCAAAGTGCGGTACAAAAATTTACAATTTTACCATTTATGGAACAGATGTGGTATGCCGGAGGAAATGTGAATAGTGAATCAGTGAAACGCTATTCGAAAAGTAGTGGCGCGACAGTTGAGTGGCAATATTGGGTGAGTCCTGATTTACAATGGAGTAGTCAATATGAATATGGAGAACAACGCTATATAGCACGTAAACATTTGAATGGAAATTATCACTACATAGCGACAAATCTTATTTATTTTACTGATAGCAAACAATATTGGCTCTTAGGTATGAATTTTAATCGAACAAGTACGAGAGATTCAGACAATAGCTATATCCGTCGCGGAATTCAGATCGGATGGGGGCAAGAATGGGGAATGGGATTATCAAGCCGTTTAACATTAAGTTATGCACGTAAAAATTATTATGCCCCGATGCCAATTTTCCAAGTGACACAGAGAAATAAAGAATATGGCGCTCAATTAAGCTTATGGCATAGAGCATTCCATTTTGGGGGAATCACACCACGAGTGACATTTGCATATAATAAAGTGAAAAGTAATCATGCTTTTTTTACTTATGACAAAAAACGCTTGTTCTTGGAGTTTACTAAAACTTTCTAA
- the sdcS_3 gene encoding anion transporter, with amino-acid sequence MNITPELKSQWNPKSTIFCLNVVFFALLLKFLPFEPQANKGLALLAFVAVLWLTEAVHVTITAILVPILAIALGLVGTKDALVAFADPTIFLFFGGFALATALHIQKLDSLIANRIMALARGNLFVAVLYLFGVTAFLSMWISNTATAAMMLPLAMGVLSKLDREREHNTYTFVLLGIAYSASIGGMGTLVGSPPNAIVASQLHLTFADWLWYGLPIMFLLMPLMIGILYVIFKPRLNIHFEQNFEKIEMNAARWKTLGIFLFVALCWIFSSQLNPMISGLFGLTKKIGSFDSIVALVAAALIAIAGVASWKQIQDNTEWGVLMLFGGGLTLSSVLKNSGASQIMADGIVFLIEGGHFYMIGLIVAAFIIFLTEFTSNTASAALLVPIFITIAQTLGMPEIGLALIIGLGASCAFMLPVATPPNAIVFGTGAIKQRDMIKAGVVLNLICVFVIATFGYMFWFN; translated from the coding sequence ATGAATATCACCCCGGAACTCAAATCGCAATGGAACCCTAAGTCAACCATATTTTGTCTTAACGTGGTTTTCTTTGCACTGTTACTCAAATTCTTACCTTTTGAACCACAAGCTAATAAAGGCTTGGCGTTGCTCGCTTTTGTTGCCGTGCTTTGGTTGACAGAAGCGGTACATGTCACGATTACCGCTATTCTTGTGCCGATTCTGGCTATAGCTCTTGGCTTAGTCGGAACGAAAGATGCGCTTGTTGCTTTTGCTGATCCAACCATTTTCTTATTTTTTGGTGGTTTTGCTTTGGCTACAGCCTTACATATCCAAAAACTCGATAGCCTGATTGCTAACCGCATTATGGCTCTCGCTCGTGGCAATTTATTTGTCGCCGTACTCTATTTATTTGGTGTAACAGCTTTCTTATCAATGTGGATCAGCAATACAGCAACAGCGGCAATGATGTTGCCACTTGCTATGGGAGTATTAAGTAAATTAGATAGAGAACGTGAACATAATACTTATACATTCGTCTTACTTGGAATTGCGTATAGTGCAAGTATCGGCGGTATGGGAACGTTAGTCGGCAGCCCACCGAATGCAATTGTTGCTTCCCAATTACATTTAACTTTTGCAGATTGGTTATGGTATGGATTACCAATTATGTTCTTATTAATGCCATTAATGATTGGTATTCTTTACGTTATTTTTAAACCACGCTTAAATATCCATTTTGAGCAAAATTTTGAAAAAATTGAAATGAATGCGGCACGCTGGAAAACACTGGGTATTTTTCTCTTTGTTGCCCTTTGCTGGATATTTAGTTCACAACTTAATCCTATGATCAGTGGGTTATTTGGTTTAACCAAAAAAATAGGCAGCTTTGACAGCATTGTAGCATTAGTCGCAGCTGCACTTATTGCTATTGCCGGTGTCGCAAGTTGGAAACAAATTCAAGATAACACCGAATGGGGCGTATTAATGCTCTTCGGTGGTGGTTTGACTTTAAGTAGCGTACTTAAAAACTCAGGTGCAAGCCAAATTATGGCGGACGGCATTGTCTTCTTAATCGAGGGTGGTCATTTCTACATGATCGGTTTAATCGTAGCGGCGTTCATTATTTTCTTAACGGAATTTACCAGCAACACCGCGAGTGCCGCATTACTTGTACCAATTTTCATTACCATTGCTCAAACACTGGGTATGCCTGAAATTGGTTTAGCACTTATCATCGGTTTAGGTGCAAGCTGTGCCTTTATGCTCCCAGTTGCCACTCCACCAAATGCGATTGTTTTTGGCACGGGTGCAATTAAACAACGAGATATGATTAAAGCTGGTGTTGTTCTGAACCTTATCTGCGTATTTGTCATTGCAACTTTTGGTTATATGTTCTGGTTTAATTAA
- the sucA gene encoding 2-oxoglutarate dehydrogenase, E1 subunit, giving the protein MQNTFQQWLEQTALSGANQSYIEELYEEYLKDPENVETSWRTTFDSLPKPTALSAPEQAHSAVRDYFKRLARDNSQSNHGVVNSQASARLVKVLQWVNGHRNRGHLDADLDPLNLWERMPSPTLDYKFYGFSEADLDQEFDIGGYVYNRDTITLRELAWNLKNTYCGTLGFEFMHVNDLEARTWLQSKAENLLNQPLFNREEQLTFLKELTAADGLERYLGAKYPGAKRFSLEGSDGYIVLMKEIIRHAGKNGVKEMVFGMAHRGRLNMLVNVLGKKPADLFDEFAGKHSGNRTGDVKYHQGYSSDFMTEGGAVHLALAFNPSHLEIVSPVVIGSVRARQKRLNDTERNKVMPITVHGDSAVIGQGVVQETLNMSSTRGYSVGGTIRVVINNQIGFTTSNTKDTRSTEYCTDIAKMIEAPVVHVNGDDPEAIAYAARMAVEFRTKFKRDIFIDLVSYRRHGHNEADEPLATQPVMYKLIKKHPTPRKVYADRLVANGVITEGDALELMNQYRDALDQGDCVVEEWRETDSSTAQWYKFLGEEVCNYSGKYDEQRFKALALKACEYPENHPIHPRVAKVYEDRKLMAQSEKLFDWGAAEMMAYATLLDDGYPIRISGEDSGRGTFFHRQAVLHNQEQRKAYIPLCNLHPNQGRFEVWDSVLSEEAVLAFEYGYAATDPHTLTIWEAQFGDFANGAQVVIDQFISSGEQKWGRMCGLVMLLPHGYEGQGPEHSSARLERYLQLCAQQNMKVCVPSTPAQIYHLLRRQMLCSERRPLIVITPKSLLRHPLVQSSMSELINGNFQRVIDEIDPIDPNGVKRVVLCSGKVYYDLLEQRRKNEQTDVAIIRIEQLYPYPHEEVRSILAKFSHVTDFIWCQEEPLNQGAWYCSQHNFRADLPKGAELRYAGRPASASPAAGYMALHNEQQRELVTNALDTNF; this is encoded by the coding sequence ATGCAAAATACATTTCAACAATGGCTCGAACAAACAGCGTTGAGCGGAGCTAACCAGTCCTATATTGAAGAACTTTACGAAGAATATCTAAAAGATCCTGAAAATGTGGAAACAAGTTGGCGAACAACATTTGATTCTTTGCCAAAACCGACCGCACTTTCTGCCCCTGAACAAGCTCATTCTGCAGTACGTGATTATTTTAAACGTTTGGCTCGAGATAATTCACAATCAAATCATGGCGTAGTTAACTCACAAGCTAGCGCACGTCTAGTCAAAGTGTTGCAATGGGTGAATGGACACCGTAACCGTGGTCACTTAGATGCTGATTTGGATCCTTTGAATTTGTGGGAACGTATGCCATCACCGACATTGGACTATAAATTCTATGGCTTTTCTGAGGCGGATCTTGATCAAGAATTTGATATTGGTGGTTATGTTTATAACCGCGATACCATTACTTTACGCGAATTAGCATGGAACTTAAAAAATACTTATTGTGGTACGCTAGGCTTTGAGTTTATGCACGTCAACGATTTAGAAGCGCGGACTTGGTTACAGAGCAAAGCGGAAAATTTGCTCAACCAACCTCTGTTTAATCGTGAAGAACAGTTGACTTTCTTGAAAGAGTTGACTGCAGCGGATGGTTTAGAGCGTTATTTAGGCGCAAAATATCCTGGTGCCAAACGTTTTTCTTTGGAAGGGAGTGATGGCTATATTGTTTTGATGAAAGAAATCATCCGACACGCCGGTAAAAATGGTGTGAAAGAAATGGTATTCGGTATGGCACACCGTGGTCGTTTGAATATGCTTGTAAATGTGTTAGGTAAAAAACCGGCAGATTTGTTTGATGAATTTGCCGGTAAACATTCAGGTAATCGTACTGGTGATGTGAAATATCATCAGGGCTATTCTTCTGATTTTATGACAGAAGGCGGCGCTGTACACTTAGCCTTGGCATTTAACCCTTCCCATTTAGAAATTGTAAGCCCCGTTGTCATTGGTTCTGTGCGTGCTCGTCAAAAACGTTTAAATGATACGGAACGTAATAAAGTGATGCCAATTACAGTGCATGGCGATAGTGCGGTAATCGGACAAGGTGTGGTACAAGAAACGTTAAATATGTCAAGTACGCGTGGTTATAGTGTTGGCGGTACAATTCGTGTAGTCATTAATAACCAAATTGGTTTTACGACATCTAATACTAAAGATACACGTTCTACAGAATATTGTACCGATATTGCGAAGATGATCGAAGCACCGGTTGTTCATGTTAATGGTGATGATCCTGAAGCAATTGCTTATGCAGCACGTATGGCGGTGGAATTTCGGACTAAATTTAAACGTGATATTTTCATCGATCTCGTTTCATATCGCCGTCATGGTCATAATGAAGCCGATGAGCCATTAGCAACACAGCCAGTGATGTATAAACTTATCAAAAAACACCCAACACCACGTAAGGTTTATGCGGATCGTTTAGTCGCAAATGGTGTGATAACAGAAGGTGACGCTTTAGAGTTAATGAACCAATATCGTGACGCGCTAGATCAGGGAGATTGTGTTGTCGAAGAATGGCGTGAAACGGATTCCAGTACAGCACAGTGGTACAAATTTTTGGGTGAAGAAGTTTGTAATTATAGTGGCAAATATGATGAACAACGCTTTAAGGCACTTGCTTTAAAAGCCTGTGAATATCCCGAAAATCATCCGATTCATCCACGCGTCGCCAAAGTGTATGAAGATCGCAAGTTAATGGCGCAAAGTGAAAAATTATTTGACTGGGGCGCGGCAGAAATGATGGCATATGCCACACTGTTGGATGACGGGTATCCAATTCGTATTTCAGGTGAGGATTCAGGGCGTGGAACATTCTTTCACCGCCAAGCGGTTTTACATAATCAAGAACAACGCAAAGCTTATATTCCGCTTTGTAATTTGCATCCAAATCAAGGACGTTTTGAAGTTTGGGATTCGGTATTATCCGAAGAAGCTGTGCTTGCCTTTGAATATGGTTATGCTGCAACCGATCCGCATACCTTAACGATTTGGGAAGCCCAGTTTGGTGATTTTGCTAATGGTGCACAAGTCGTAATCGACCAGTTTATCAGTTCAGGTGAGCAAAAATGGGGCAGAATGTGCGGTTTAGTGATGCTTCTACCACATGGTTATGAAGGACAAGGTCCAGAACATTCGTCTGCACGTTTAGAACGTTATTTGCAGCTTTGTGCGCAGCAAAATATGAAAGTTTGTGTGCCGTCAACACCAGCACAAATTTATCATTTATTACGTCGTCAGATGCTTTGCTCAGAACGCCGTCCATTAATTGTGATTACACCAAAATCACTTTTACGCCATCCATTAGTACAATCAAGTATGAGCGAGTTAATTAATGGTAATTTCCAACGTGTGATTGATGAGATTGATCCTATTGATCCAAATGGTGTGAAACGCGTTGTGCTTTGTTCGGGCAAAGTTTATTACGATTTACTCGAACAACGCCGCAAAAATGAGCAAACAGATGTTGCAATTATCCGTATTGAGCAGCTTTATCCTTATCCACATGAAGAAGTGCGGTCGATTTTGGCGAAGTTTTCTCATGTGACTGATTTTATTTGGTGTCAGGAAGAACCGCTTAACCAAGGTGCGTGGTATTGTAGTCAGCACAATTTCCGTGCAGATTTACCAAAAGGCGCGGAATTACGTTATGCTGGTCGTCCAGCCTCGGCATCACCAGCGGCGGGCTATATGGCATTACATAATGAGCAACAACGTGAGTTAGTGACGAATGCGTTGGATACAAACTTCTAA